Proteins from a genomic interval of Kitasatospora kifunensis:
- a CDS encoding class I SAM-dependent methyltransferase, producing MSVQQYDEIGEAFEGFKSLPLARYAEVPGFLAMVGDVRGKAVLDLASGTGFYSREFKRRGAAEVLGVDISSVMVAAAQALEEHDPLGVRYEVGDVSELRPLERRFDVATGVQLLNYAQDVAAMERMCRNVHRSLAPGAEFFVLAQNPDYRFDGPPLDKYGFRCEATGEEIETGPRVRITALLDPPISFVGACPRREVYEGSLRAAGFSEVTWVPLGVSEAGLRAFGADFWADCLANPPLEMLRCRA from the coding sequence GTGAGCGTGCAGCAGTACGACGAGATCGGTGAGGCGTTCGAGGGCTTCAAGTCCCTGCCGCTGGCGCGGTACGCAGAGGTGCCCGGCTTCCTGGCCATGGTCGGGGACGTGCGCGGCAAGGCGGTCCTCGACCTGGCCTCCGGCACCGGCTTCTACAGCAGGGAGTTCAAGCGGCGCGGCGCCGCGGAAGTGCTCGGGGTCGACATCTCCAGTGTCATGGTCGCCGCGGCACAGGCGTTGGAGGAGCATGATCCGCTGGGTGTGCGCTACGAGGTGGGCGATGTGTCCGAACTGCGGCCCCTCGAGCGGCGCTTCGACGTCGCCACGGGGGTCCAGTTGCTCAACTACGCGCAGGACGTCGCCGCCATGGAGCGGATGTGCCGCAACGTGCACCGGAGCCTTGCGCCCGGCGCCGAGTTCTTCGTGCTCGCCCAGAACCCCGACTACCGCTTCGACGGGCCGCCGCTGGACAAGTACGGCTTTCGCTGCGAAGCGACCGGCGAGGAGATCGAGACCGGACCGCGAGTGCGGATCACGGCGCTGCTCGACCCGCCGATCTCCTTCGTCGGCGCCTGCCCGCGCCGCGAGGTCTACGAAGGCTCTCTGCGGGCAGCCGGATTCAGCGAGGTGACCTGGGTCCCCCTGGGGGTGTCCGAGGCCGGCCTGCGCGCGTTCGGCGCGGACTTCTGGGCGGACTGCCTCGCCAACCCGCCGCTGGAGATGCTGCGTTGCCGCGCCTGA
- a CDS encoding GNAT family N-acetyltransferase, protein MTAVSPYVPAAIATERLVLRLFTSGDVDDRHSYQCLPEVARYLYRPPLTRAGCAESIAARAGGTAWQSDGDALLLAVCRAEQPGVVGEVVLTLATARARQAEIGWIFHPRYAGQGYATEAARALASLAFAQLGVHRLFARLDVLNTASVRVCERLGMRREAHLVDNDLDGDRWGSEYIYATLAHEWQA, encoded by the coding sequence ATGACCGCCGTCTCGCCGTACGTCCCGGCAGCCATCGCCACCGAGCGGCTGGTCCTGCGACTGTTCACCTCGGGTGACGTTGATGACCGGCACTCGTACCAGTGCCTGCCGGAGGTCGCCCGCTACCTCTATCGCCCGCCGCTCACCCGTGCGGGCTGTGCCGAGTCCATCGCCGCGCGAGCCGGCGGGACCGCCTGGCAGAGCGATGGCGACGCGCTCCTGCTGGCCGTGTGCCGGGCGGAGCAGCCCGGAGTCGTCGGTGAGGTGGTCCTCACCCTCGCGACCGCGCGCGCCCGGCAGGCCGAGATCGGCTGGATCTTCCACCCGCGGTACGCCGGACAGGGCTACGCCACCGAAGCGGCGCGCGCCCTGGCCTCGCTGGCCTTCGCCCAGTTGGGAGTCCACCGGCTCTTCGCCCGGCTCGACGTCCTCAACACCGCATCGGTGCGCGTGTGCGAACGTCTCGGCATGCGCCGCGAGGCGCATCTGGTCGACAACGACCTCGACGGAGACCGCTGGGGCAGTGAGTACATCTACGCGACGCTCGCCCACGAGTGGCAGGCCTGA
- a CDS encoding TetR/AcrR family transcriptional regulator, translated as MPVKAGTTLDPQATRRRVLDSAVQLFYERGVHAVGVDEIAQHAGASKLTIYRNFGSKEGLVEAALRDRSERVHRWLATELEQIPAGRERVMALFDLLTRWYTEQGYLGCAIVNTAVETRHLNGVVRELPRAHLMRYRELLEGLLSEAGIAEPAALARHMLLLIEGATMITAIDGEAAAGHDARAAAEVLFDAARRNAQRDAQWDAETD; from the coding sequence ATGCCAGTGAAGGCAGGAACCACCCTCGACCCGCAGGCCACCCGGCGCCGCGTGCTGGACAGCGCGGTCCAGCTCTTCTACGAGCGTGGCGTACACGCCGTGGGCGTCGACGAGATCGCGCAGCACGCCGGAGCATCCAAGCTGACCATCTACCGGAACTTCGGCTCCAAGGAGGGCCTGGTGGAGGCGGCGCTACGGGACCGCAGCGAGCGGGTCCACCGGTGGCTGGCCACCGAACTGGAGCAGATCCCCGCCGGACGCGAACGGGTCATGGCACTGTTCGACCTGCTCACCCGCTGGTACACCGAGCAGGGCTACCTGGGGTGCGCGATCGTCAACACGGCGGTCGAGACCCGCCACCTCAACGGCGTGGTGCGCGAACTGCCCCGGGCCCATCTCATGCGCTACCGAGAGCTGCTCGAAGGGCTGCTCTCCGAGGCCGGCATCGCCGAACCCGCCGCTCTCGCCCGGCACATGCTGCTGCTGATCGAAGGGGCCACGATGATCACCGCGATCGACGGTGAGGCCGCCGCGGGCCACGACGCCCGCGCCGCCGCCGAGGTCCTCTTCGACGCCGCTCGGCGCAATGCCCAGCGGGATGCCCAGTGGGATGCGGAGACCGACTAG
- a CDS encoding MFS transporter, whose translation MDSRSPVPVRRLWAAVLFGYLSLGATLQALPTYVVQHFRGGPLIAGTAVGVAFLATACARPFAGRLADAGYARPVVAIGGLLGAVGGVGHLIAPNTWTLMVARLVMGAGEAALFSGAIPWVLADTPPERRGRIAGWFGLSMWSGLALGPVAAVGLHSWQGFSGVWWGVTVFGIVAAGLVLATPREHRAAEGLPAMPRSLREIVPAGASLPGLALGLSSYGYGTVNALLVLYLRHDGIGGESAALAVFAAGFLLVRALGSPLVDRKGGLAVASGTLVVETVGLILVALAPNSVTALLGTMLAGAGVSLMYPATVALTLHRTGPLRPGASVGAMTSFWDLGIMVAGPLGGLIAAGSGYPAAFAVAVVTTLAGLLVVATGLRGSRDSRDSRDSGDSGDSGDSRDSGGPRGNRASDRAAEPAVERSAR comes from the coding sequence ATGGACTCTCGGTCACCCGTCCCCGTGCGGCGGCTCTGGGCAGCGGTGCTGTTCGGATACCTGTCACTCGGCGCCACGCTCCAGGCGCTTCCCACCTACGTCGTCCAGCACTTCCGCGGCGGGCCCCTGATCGCCGGGACGGCGGTGGGTGTCGCCTTCCTCGCCACCGCCTGCGCGCGGCCCTTCGCCGGGCGGCTCGCCGATGCCGGATACGCCCGTCCCGTCGTCGCGATCGGCGGACTGCTGGGCGCGGTCGGTGGCGTGGGGCATCTGATCGCTCCCAACACCTGGACGCTGATGGTGGCCAGGCTGGTCATGGGGGCCGGCGAGGCCGCACTGTTCTCCGGGGCCATTCCCTGGGTGCTCGCCGACACGCCGCCGGAGCGCCGCGGCCGGATCGCGGGCTGGTTCGGCCTGTCCATGTGGAGCGGACTGGCGCTGGGTCCGGTGGCCGCCGTCGGCCTCCACAGCTGGCAGGGCTTCTCCGGGGTCTGGTGGGGCGTCACGGTTTTCGGCATCGTCGCCGCGGGCCTCGTGCTCGCCACCCCACGCGAGCACCGGGCGGCCGAGGGACTGCCGGCGATGCCGCGCAGCCTGCGGGAGATCGTGCCCGCCGGGGCGTCGCTGCCGGGGCTCGCTCTCGGCCTGTCCAGCTACGGGTACGGCACGGTCAACGCGCTGCTGGTGCTGTATCTGCGCCATGACGGGATCGGCGGTGAGAGCGCGGCGCTCGCGGTGTTCGCCGCCGGATTCCTCCTGGTCCGCGCCCTCGGCTCCCCGCTGGTGGACCGCAAGGGCGGCCTGGCCGTGGCCTCGGGGACCCTCGTGGTGGAGACCGTGGGCCTGATTCTGGTCGCCCTGGCCCCGAACAGTGTGACGGCCCTGCTGGGCACCATGCTCGCCGGGGCCGGAGTCTCCCTGATGTACCCGGCCACCGTCGCGCTGACCCTGCACCGGACCGGCCCCCTGCGCCCCGGCGCCTCCGTCGGCGCGATGACCTCGTTCTGGGACCTCGGCATCATGGTCGCCGGGCCGCTCGGCGGCCTGATCGCCGCCGGGTCCGGCTACCCGGCGGCCTTCGCCGTCGCGGTCGTGACCACGCTGGCGGGCCTGCTCGTGGTCGCGACGGGGCTGCGCGGCTCCCGCGACTCCCGCGACTCCCGCGACTCCGGCGACTCCGGCGACTCCGGCGACTCCCGCGACTCCGGCGGCCCGCGCGGGAACCGGGCGTCGGACCGGGCGGCCGAGCCCGCCGTGGAGCGGAGCGCGAGGTGA
- a CDS encoding pyridoxamine 5'-phosphate oxidase family protein, with protein MSAEPPTRAVYHEGERAVQRAAGLTQEADRVADIMGGRLSLTAQAFLSIAPCLALGAADGAGRLWASILYGPAGMVRASPGSLRIAAAPAAGDPIGPRAPGDHLGLLAMDFARRRRLRINGRVRVWEPRSIELAVDRAYGNCPRYIQRRELDTAALADRGSGPAGSVHPELTEEQRELIMRSDTLFIASSHPGAGADVSHRGGPPGFLRVVGPRRVQLPDYEGNAMFNTLGNIWVNPRVGLALCDFRTGETVQITGRAAIDHSPPAGVWDGQDVRRVLDIAVEQVVWTPGVPS; from the coding sequence GTGAGCGCCGAGCCCCCCACCCGCGCTGTCTACCACGAGGGCGAGCGAGCAGTGCAGCGGGCGGCCGGGCTCACACAGGAGGCCGACCGGGTCGCCGACATCATGGGTGGGCGGCTCAGTCTGACCGCCCAGGCCTTCCTGTCGATCGCACCGTGCCTCGCCCTGGGCGCGGCGGACGGCGCCGGCCGGCTCTGGGCCTCGATCCTCTACGGCCCCGCGGGCATGGTGCGGGCCTCGCCGGGATCGCTGCGGATCGCCGCGGCGCCTGCGGCCGGTGACCCCATCGGCCCCCGCGCCCCCGGGGACCACCTCGGCCTGCTCGCCATGGACTTCGCTCGCCGGCGCAGGCTGCGGATCAACGGCCGGGTCCGCGTCTGGGAACCGCGGTCGATCGAGCTGGCAGTGGACCGGGCCTACGGGAACTGCCCCCGGTACATCCAGCGGCGGGAGCTCGACACGGCTGCCCTGGCCGACCGGGGGAGCGGACCGGCAGGTTCGGTTCACCCGGAACTCACCGAGGAGCAGCGTGAGTTGATCATGCGATCGGACACCCTCTTCATCGCGTCGAGCCATCCGGGCGCGGGCGCCGACGTCTCCCACCGCGGTGGTCCGCCGGGCTTCCTGCGGGTGGTGGGTCCCCGTCGGGTCCAACTGCCGGACTACGAGGGCAACGCCATGTTCAACACGCTGGGAAACATCTGGGTCAACCCCCGCGTGGGACTGGCGCTGTGCGACTTCCGGACCGGTGAGACGGTGCAGATCACCGGCCGGGCGGCCATCGACCACAGCCCGCCGGCCGGTGTCTGGGACGGTCAGGACGTCCGACGGGTGTTGGACATCGCGGTCGAGCAGGTGGTCTGGACCCCGGGCGTGCCGTCCTGA
- a CDS encoding LysR family transcriptional regulator, translated as MCAQSSPWVASSGDLGPPCRSACRAATLSTADRPSEVPRSQGRCASRIAPGERQESSVVKFHGASDLELRHLRAFLAVVDHRSFRGAAETLWISQSALSRTIAQLERIVGQTLLERNHRGVLLTEVGERLLPLAARALSAADDAVTATVSPHSTLRVGFSYNALGENTTPLVREFESVHPGVRVELRRIDEVPFAGIEDGRSHVAILRGLPADPRIGHVVLHQEPRVAALPREHPVAALAEVTMDDMRHSPLVVVPITGTTTLSLWDGVGQAPRQVIRVHNLEEWLEAIAAGRGIGLSGESTSMLHPHPWVVYRPVSDAPLLPVVLAWAGDQPHPLTSDFVDLAKARYVCTVR; from the coding sequence GTGTGTGCCCAAAGTTCCCCCTGGGTAGCGTCCTCTGGTGACCTTGGACCACCGTGCCGCTCGGCTTGCCGCGCAGCTACGTTAAGCACAGCTGATCGACCGTCGGAAGTGCCACGATCGCAAGGGCGATGCGCCTCGCGCATCGCCCCAGGTGAAAGGCAGGAATCGTCAGTGGTCAAGTTCCACGGCGCCTCGGATCTCGAACTCAGGCATCTGCGGGCGTTCCTTGCCGTCGTTGATCATCGTAGCTTCAGAGGAGCGGCCGAGACCTTATGGATCTCCCAGTCGGCGCTCAGCCGGACCATCGCTCAACTGGAACGCATCGTCGGGCAGACACTTCTGGAACGAAACCATCGCGGTGTGCTGCTCACGGAGGTGGGAGAGCGGCTGCTTCCGCTGGCGGCACGGGCGCTGTCCGCCGCGGACGACGCCGTCACCGCGACGGTGTCGCCGCACTCGACCCTGCGGGTGGGCTTCTCCTACAACGCCCTCGGGGAGAACACGACTCCGCTGGTCAGGGAATTCGAATCGGTGCACCCGGGCGTGCGGGTCGAGTTGCGCCGGATCGACGAGGTGCCGTTCGCCGGCATAGAGGACGGGCGCAGCCACGTCGCGATCCTGCGGGGCCTGCCGGCGGACCCGCGGATCGGACATGTCGTCCTGCACCAGGAGCCGAGGGTCGCGGCCCTGCCGCGAGAGCATCCGGTGGCCGCCCTGGCCGAGGTCACCATGGACGACATGCGGCACAGCCCCCTCGTGGTCGTGCCCATCACGGGCACGACCACGCTCAGTCTGTGGGACGGGGTCGGGCAGGCTCCTCGGCAGGTGATCAGGGTCCACAACCTGGAGGAGTGGCTCGAGGCGATCGCGGCCGGGCGCGGTATCGGCCTGTCCGGTGAGTCGACCAGCATGCTGCACCCCCATCCTTGGGTCGTCTACCGGCCGGTGTCCGACGCGCCGCTGCTGCCGGTCGTGCTCGCCTGGGCCGGCGACCAACCGCATCCGCTCACCTCGGACTTCGTCGACCTGGCCAAGGCCAGGTACGTGTGCACCGTTCGGTAG
- a CDS encoding diiron oxygenase, translated as MNAVDTVASERFTSILNRLREKSIQDYYNPYQTFDWPASLPLDVPWMTPELASTHGTVVQQELTQTQLLALSRWESLNFYSLNVHGIRELLTEVVNRIHMPGFEIPSDFFHHFIGEENEHMWFFAEFCLRYGGKIYPTAAPFRSGAAADVAVEHFLVFARILLFEEIVDHYNLTMADDDSLHETIRQVNRIHHRDESRHIAFGRELVALLYEPLRTSLDPSRLQELEGYLKRYIAYSLQSFYNPQVYRDAGIPDPLGFRRRVIEDPARRDIEKKAVRKPMSFFIKAGIFQNEELPMAA; from the coding sequence ATGAACGCTGTCGACACAGTGGCATCGGAACGCTTCACATCGATTCTGAACAGGCTGCGGGAGAAGTCGATCCAGGACTACTACAACCCTTATCAGACCTTCGACTGGCCCGCTTCGCTCCCGCTGGACGTACCGTGGATGACACCGGAGTTGGCCAGTACCCACGGCACCGTCGTCCAACAGGAGCTGACCCAGACCCAGTTGCTCGCACTGAGCCGCTGGGAGAGCCTGAACTTCTACAGCCTGAACGTCCACGGGATCCGGGAGCTGCTCACCGAGGTGGTGAATCGGATCCATATGCCCGGCTTCGAGATCCCGTCCGACTTCTTCCACCACTTCATCGGCGAAGAGAACGAACACATGTGGTTCTTCGCCGAGTTCTGCCTGCGCTACGGCGGGAAGATCTATCCGACGGCCGCGCCGTTCAGGTCGGGTGCCGCTGCGGACGTGGCGGTGGAGCACTTCCTGGTGTTCGCCCGTATCCTCCTCTTCGAGGAGATCGTGGACCACTACAACCTGACCATGGCGGACGACGATTCCCTGCACGAGACGATCCGCCAGGTGAACCGGATACACCACCGGGACGAATCGCGGCACATCGCCTTCGGCCGCGAACTGGTCGCCCTGCTCTACGAACCCCTGCGCACCAGCCTGGACCCGTCCCGGCTGCAGGAGCTGGAAGGCTATCTGAAGCGCTACATCGCTTACAGCCTGCAGTCCTTCTACAATCCGCAGGTGTATCGGGACGCCGGGATCCCGGACCCGCTGGGGTTTCGCAGGAGGGTCATCGAGGACCCCGCGCGGCGGGATATCGAGAAGAAGGCCGTCCGAAAGCCCATGTCGTTCTTCATCAAGGCCGGGATATTCCAGAACGAGGAACTCCCGATGGCCGCCTGA
- a CDS encoding aminoacyl--tRNA ligase-related protein, translating to MGSDAPSVVIGQGLAALGPEATQLLHLLDETFRGWGDRRGAHPLTMPPLLPVADLAKLDFYENFPQLAVVAATLDVSEGADHSAEARTGAYASASLNPAALALPSAACYGVFLNHAGTEVPDGRTVTVLGRCYRNEDRYEGLRRLLGFHMREIVALGSYEHTQRHLGEYGALVQDFAEAVGLPVEKQVATDPFYDSSGSRAVLQQLAPVKHEFVYAETAISSINVHRNFFGERCDIRLEETGEAVFTSCVAFGLERWIFALENRYSGDWDKAFAAVEGAAAAVS from the coding sequence ATGGGCTCGGACGCACCAAGCGTGGTCATCGGGCAGGGCCTCGCCGCCCTCGGCCCGGAGGCCACCCAGCTCCTCCACCTGCTGGACGAGACCTTCCGGGGGTGGGGAGATCGGCGCGGTGCCCACCCGCTGACGATGCCGCCCCTGCTGCCGGTGGCCGACCTGGCGAAGCTCGACTTCTACGAGAACTTTCCCCAACTCGCGGTCGTGGCAGCCACTCTCGACGTCAGCGAGGGTGCGGACCACTCGGCCGAAGCCAGGACCGGCGCCTACGCGTCGGCCAGCCTCAATCCGGCGGCGCTGGCTCTGCCGTCGGCGGCGTGCTACGGAGTGTTCCTCAACCACGCCGGAACAGAGGTGCCCGACGGCAGGACGGTCACCGTCCTGGGCCGCTGCTATCGCAACGAGGACAGGTACGAGGGGCTCCGCCGTCTTCTCGGCTTCCACATGAGGGAGATCGTCGCCCTCGGGTCGTACGAGCACACCCAGCGGCACCTGGGCGAGTACGGTGCGTTGGTCCAGGACTTCGCCGAGGCCGTGGGCCTGCCGGTGGAGAAGCAGGTCGCCACCGATCCGTTCTACGACAGCTCGGGCTCCCGCGCCGTCCTCCAGCAACTGGCGCCGGTCAAGCACGAGTTCGTCTATGCCGAGACTGCGATCTCCTCGATCAACGTACACCGCAACTTCTTCGGGGAGCGGTGCGACATCCGGCTCGAGGAGACCGGCGAGGCGGTGTTCACCAGCTGCGTGGCCTTCGGTCTCGAGCGTTGGATCTTCGCTCTGGAGAACCGCTACAGCGGAGACTGGGACAAGGCGTTCGCGGCCGTCGAGGGTGCCGCCGCCGCGGTGTCGTGA